The following nucleotide sequence is from Bacteroidota bacterium.
TACTATTCCGTTTAGGGAAGAATGATGCATGCTAGCGAATAAAGAACAAATGCTTCATATTCTTAATCGTGAGATTTAAAATATACGAGTTTAAGAAATAAAACTTAAGTCTCACGAATAAAAAAAAGGCCGATGATTTCTCACAGGCCCGAAAGTATAATTGAAAAATCTTACTTATTAAAATGGTAAAGAAATACGACTGTAGCTTCGAAAGCTGGCTTTTTGGCGCCCTCCACTTCCAGCGAACAGCTCATTTCGGTTTTGGTTGTTCCACGTAAATCTTTAATCGACTGAAGGGTACAGCGCAAGCGGACTTTTCCGTTTACCGGAACAGCCTGGTTAAAACGAAGATTCTCGATGCCATAGTTAACCATCATCTTCACATTTTTAAACTCCACAATTTGCTCCCACAAATAGGGCAACAGCGATAAAGTTAAATATCCATGGGCAATGGTTGTTCCGTATTGCGACTCGGTTTTGCAACGCTCAGGGTCGGTATGAATCCATTGGTGGTCGATGGTAGCTTCGGCAAACTTGTTAATTTGCTCCTGGGTTATCTGATGATAGTCGGACACGCCAATTTCCTTGCCCAGGTAAGAGGCAAACTCATCGTAACCATTGATTATTTTTTTGCTCATTCGGCTATGCTTGTTAGCGGGTTAAGGACACAAAAATAGAAATTATGTCTAAACAGGTACTTATTAATTCAAATTAGTTTAAAATACATTCGTGCTTTATTGGTTGTTCGCTCTGATAAAAGGCTTACTTACAAGCTTTCCGTTACTAACAACCTTAAGCAGGTACATACCCTCGCCGAGGAAACTTACATCGTATACGCCCTCTGCATTTGGTTCGAACTGTTTTATCAGTCTGCCATCGAGGGTAAATACCTGAAAGTTTTGAAGTGGCGAGACGCCAGGAGCAAGCACCGACAAATTTTGCCCCACTGGATTGGGAAATAGCTGTAATTCATTTTCGAAGTCTGGTTCATTAATTGCTGTTCCGGCATCGCCGCCCAAGGCGTTCACTACGGCGCGGGCAAAATGAGGGCCAGCATATTCGTTGGCAGCTGTATTTGGATGCGAATCGTCGCCATCGTGGCTGCGTTCATACTCATACTTTAAACAGTATTGAACACCATTGGTTGGTGAAGCGCTTTGTTCGGCCACAAGACCAAAAAAATCGAAGATATAAATGTTCGGGTGATCCTGGCTATCTTCTGTGAGGAAATCGTTCTTCACCCAATCGACAAATTCTCCTGCGCGGGCAGCCACATCGGCACTGGTAGAAAGCCGGTGCAAGGGGGCAAGGGTCCATAGCATGAATTTAGTTTCGGGCATGGTATCCATCATCTGGCGCAGTGCCCTGTATTGTGCCTGGTAGTTTTCGATTGTTTGCGAAGAGGAACTCACATCGGGATTTCCCGTATTGGCACCAATAGAGGCTCCCGGAAAACAGTGTTTGAAAATAACCAGTTCACAACCTTCGGCAATACTTCCGATGCACTCAATGCCAGGCTGAACGTTGTCGCACGAGCCATCGATCCATAGTTTCCAATAGTCATAAGCATAGTTCGACCAGCCCCAGGGTGAATCGGGATAACTGCGTTCTTCGATGCTGAAGTCGGTTCCGTTTCCGAGGTTATAATCACTAATCCACTCTGGCACATTACCTTCGGAATACACATTGCCTCCGGTTGAGTGATGCAGAAAAACAGCGTGATTCTCCTGAGCATTCGATAGTATTGCCAGGCTCATGCCAAGAATTGTAAAGAATAATTTTTTCATTTTGGATAGGGTTTAGGTAACTGAAAATCAAAAATAAGCTTTTTATAAGCGATTTTTTACTCAAAGAAATTAACCATCCTCTCGATTATGCAGTTTCAGAACTTAGCCTTTCTTTATTGAAAGATGAGAATCGTAGAATATTTCAATTACAGCTAGTATTTTTTTCAAAACAAAAGCTATTGATTAGCCTTTGTTATACCTTTTATATTTTAGTTTTATATGCCCGGATTTACCGATGGTTTATTGGCACTAGCGTCTATTGGACATGAAATATAAATGCGGGGGAGTGTTAAAAAAACAAAGCAAATTTTTCGTTAGAGTGAAGATTTTGCACGCTATCGCTTAAGGTAATGATAAAGGTATCTTTCCAGGTGGTTATAATCGAAAGCAGACGAGCGATAAGCCACATACATGTCTGGTCGCACAAGATAGAAACCGCTTTTTTTAATGCCGAATTGATCAAATAAGTGTTTTTTTTCTCCAGAGAGATATAGTTCCTCTATGTTCAGTATAGAATGATATTTCTGAGCAATGGCATCTATATTAAACGAGTTGCGTTCATCGGTAAACACAAAGAGTGTAAAATTTATTCTGTCGATTCTGTCCTGGATGTTTATTACATTCTCTTTGTCAGTGTAAACTAAATAAGGAAATCGATCTCCAGGCTTTGGGGAATGCCTTGGAAAACTTCCAAATGATGAAGGTTTCTTCAATGTATTTTTCCGATAATTTATGCCGGTTCCTGAAAGTGCCTTGAAAAAAGAGTTGGAAAGCTTCTTTCGCTTCTCTACCTGCACAAATATCCTATTCAATATAAAGGGAAGCGCTTGTAAACGAATTGTTTTAATCAACACATTTGGGCTTGTTACCAAACTGTAAAATAATCCTGTAAAATGGGCTGTCCGCTTTGCAATGCCTATTCTTTCCGTGGCATAACTTTGTAAAAGTGCAGGATGTGCTTTTTGCTTTATTACAAAGGAAAGTTTCCATGCCAGGTTATAGGCATCTTGTATTCCGGTATTCATTCCCTGTGCGCCCACCGGGGTAAATGTATGAGCAGCATCGCCAGCCAGGAAGATGTTGGTTTTTTGGTACACCTTTGCATATCGCTGATGGGAGTGTGAAACCGAAAACCATTCTGGATTGTATAGGCGTATTTTTGTCCGAAGCCTCTCGGCAAATTTTACTTCCACATCCTCAAAAGTAATTCTGTCCTTCCCTTCCAAGTTTTTTGGAATAATGCCGTCAATCCGCTTTCTGCCCTCCTTAAGCGGGAAAAATCCGGAGGTGGAATAGTTTGAGAATGAAAAGCACATTTCATCAGCCGGCAAATCAGTTTCAGCCTTGCAATCGATTATAAACAAAGAAATTGGGTGCCGTTTTCCAATAAATGGAATTTTCAATTGTTCGCGCACAAAGCTGTTTCCTCCATCGGCTGCAACCAAATAGTTCGACTTGATTATTTCTTCTTTTTCACCTTCTTTTTGCACCACTGAAGCAATTGGCACCTCCCCTTTCGAAAAACTTTTCAATTCTGTTTTCCACTCAATTGTGCGACCCTTCGAAAGAATAAAATCGATTAACAATTGTTCGGTTTTCGATTGTTCAATCAGATGCAGATTTGGAAATTTTGAAAGACCCTGTCCTATATCTCTTAAGGAAACATGTGCTTTTTTTACCCCGTTAAAAACAACACTAAGGTCATTGGCAAGAATTGTTTCCTGCAAAGCTTTTTCGGCTATGCCCATTTGGTCAAAAATCTCCATTGTTCGGGCATGGATTATTAATGCACCAGAATAAGTAGA
It contains:
- a CDS encoding MaoC family dehydratase, with translation MSKKIINGYDEFASYLGKEIGVSDYHQITQEQINKFAEATIDHQWIHTDPERCKTESQYGTTIAHGYLTLSLLPYLWEQIVEFKNVKMMVNYGIENLRFNQAVPVNGKVRLRCTLQSIKDLRGTTKTEMSCSLEVEGAKKPAFEATVVFLYHFNK
- a CDS encoding T9SS type A sorting domain-containing protein, encoding MKKLFFTILGMSLAILSNAQENHAVFLHHSTGGNVYSEGNVPEWISDYNLGNGTDFSIEERSYPDSPWGWSNYAYDYWKLWIDGSCDNVQPGIECIGSIAEGCELVIFKHCFPGASIGANTGNPDVSSSSQTIENYQAQYRALRQMMDTMPETKFMLWTLAPLHRLSTSADVAARAGEFVDWVKNDFLTEDSQDHPNIYIFDFFGLVAEQSASPTNGVQYCLKYEYERSHDGDDSHPNTAANEYAGPHFARAVVNALGGDAGTAINEPDFENELQLFPNPVGQNLSVLAPGVSPLQNFQVFTLDGRLIKQFEPNAEGVYDVSFLGEGMYLLKVVSNGKLVSKPFIRANNQ
- a CDS encoding FAD-dependent monooxygenase, with amino-acid sequence MESTDKPIEVLIAGAGPTGLMMACQLAIHQIPFRIIDKKSHPSTYSGALIIHARTMEIFDQMGIAEKALQETILANDLSVVFNGVKKAHVSLRDIGQGLSKFPNLHLIEQSKTEQLLIDFILSKGRTIEWKTELKSFSKGEVPIASVVQKEGEKEEIIKSNYLVAADGGNSFVREQLKIPFIGKRHPISLFIIDCKAETDLPADEMCFSFSNYSTSGFFPLKEGRKRIDGIIPKNLEGKDRITFEDVEVKFAERLRTKIRLYNPEWFSVSHSHQRYAKVYQKTNIFLAGDAAHTFTPVGAQGMNTGIQDAYNLAWKLSFVIKQKAHPALLQSYATERIGIAKRTAHFTGLFYSLVTSPNVLIKTIRLQALPFILNRIFVQVEKRKKLSNSFFKALSGTGINYRKNTLKKPSSFGSFPRHSPKPGDRFPYLVYTDKENVINIQDRIDRINFTLFVFTDERNSFNIDAIAQKYHSILNIEELYLSGEKKHLFDQFGIKKSGFYLVRPDMYVAYRSSAFDYNHLERYLYHYLKR